The following are from one region of the Acidobacteriota bacterium genome:
- a CDS encoding hydrogenase maturation protease: MPELRHPRSRKNAARNRIPGRRRTGHRQEESLNNRKTLVIGIGNPGRRDDGAGAVLVERLQEHKIPGVVCDANYQLGIEDALDCSEHDTVVFVDAAVDLGAPFTFTEIQPEYKAAVTTHHLLPEAVLALCGELYGRLPRAYVLAIGGSDWEIGEGLCEETERNCRAALDHLLQFLK, from the coding sequence CTGCCTGAGCTGCGCCACCCACGCTCTCGGAAAAATGCCGCTCGAAATCGAATTCCAGGACGCCGCCGGACGGGTCATCGACAGGAAGAGTCGCTGAACAACCGGAAAACCCTGGTCATCGGCATCGGCAACCCCGGCCGCCGCGACGACGGCGCCGGGGCGGTCCTTGTCGAGCGTCTTCAGGAGCACAAGATCCCCGGTGTCGTCTGCGACGCCAACTACCAGCTCGGAATCGAGGACGCCCTGGACTGCTCCGAACACGACACGGTCGTCTTCGTCGACGCCGCCGTCGATCTCGGCGCGCCCTTCACCTTTACGGAAATCCAGCCGGAATACAAGGCGGCCGTGACCACCCATCATCTTTTGCCCGAGGCGGTGCTGGCCCTCTGCGGCGAACTCTACGGCCGCCTGCCTCGGGCTTACGTCCTGGCGATCGGCGGTTCCGACTGGGAAATCGGGGAGGGACTCTGCGAGGAGACCGAGCGGAACTGCCGCGCCGCCCTCGACCACCTCCTCCAGTTCTTAAAATAG
- a CDS encoding NAD(P)H-dependent oxidoreductase subunit E, which translates to MENITSVILKHGKARDKLLDIIREVHSPKGHIPPEAVREIARHLNLSEIDVQGVVSFYHFFSSSPRGAYAVYLNNAITSVMAGRAAVAQAFEKAAGCRFGETTPDGRIGLFDTSCIGMNDQEPAAVINGVIFTRLTPEKAAELVEGMKAGRSVEDMVEALGDGANQSDLVRAMVQNNIRVKGPVLFGPFTPGSAVRKAAEMTPEQVIEEIKKANLLGRGGAGFPTGLKWEFCRKEQGPRRYVVCNADEGEPGTFKDRVILTELPRLLFEGMAVAGYAAGAMEGILYLRSEYSYLKAHLEAVLDELRKDNILGKSIAGRKGFDFDIVIKTGAGAYICGEESALLQSAEGKRGEPRDRPPFPVQVGYMGLPTTVNNVETLCAAAQIIVQGGAWFKSMGTVTSAGTKLLSVSGDCERPGIYEITYGMTVRELLDLVGAADTQAVQVGGPSGCCISRTGFDRKICFADLATGGSIIVFGPNRDIFDIVRNFLEFFVEESCGWCVPCRAGNVLLLKMFEKIVAGMGTAEDLKNIEEWGRLVKALSRCGLGQTSPNPILSTLENFRPLYEAKIRKDTGFAPDFDLTAAAQEACEASDRTFCEETHHG; encoded by the coding sequence ATGGAAAACATCACGTCCGTCATCCTCAAGCACGGGAAGGCCAGGGATAAACTCCTGGATATCATCAGGGAGGTTCATTCCCCCAAAGGCCATATCCCCCCTGAAGCCGTCCGGGAAATCGCCCGACATCTCAATCTGTCCGAAATCGACGTGCAGGGCGTCGTGTCCTTCTATCACTTCTTTTCGTCCTCTCCGCGGGGCGCGTACGCCGTGTATCTCAACAATGCCATCACCTCGGTCATGGCCGGCCGGGCCGCCGTGGCCCAAGCCTTTGAAAAGGCCGCCGGCTGCCGTTTCGGAGAAACGACGCCCGACGGCCGGATCGGACTCTTCGACACGTCCTGCATCGGAATGAACGACCAGGAGCCCGCCGCCGTCATTAACGGAGTCATCTTCACCCGGCTGACGCCTGAAAAGGCCGCTGAGCTAGTCGAAGGCATGAAAGCCGGCCGTTCCGTGGAAGACATGGTCGAAGCCTTGGGCGACGGCGCCAATCAATCCGACCTTGTCCGGGCCATGGTTCAGAACAACATCCGCGTGAAGGGCCCGGTCCTCTTCGGTCCCTTTACGCCGGGCTCGGCCGTCCGCAAGGCCGCCGAAATGACGCCCGAACAGGTCATCGAAGAGATCAAGAAGGCCAATCTTCTCGGCCGGGGCGGTGCGGGATTCCCCACAGGCCTCAAGTGGGAGTTCTGCCGGAAGGAACAGGGCCCCCGCCGCTACGTCGTCTGCAACGCCGATGAAGGCGAACCGGGCACGTTCAAGGACCGGGTCATTCTGACCGAGCTTCCCCGGCTTCTGTTCGAAGGCATGGCCGTGGCCGGCTATGCCGCCGGCGCCATGGAGGGAATCCTTTACCTTCGCTCGGAGTATTCCTATCTCAAAGCCCATCTCGAAGCCGTTCTGGACGAACTTCGGAAAGACAACATTCTGGGCAAATCCATCGCCGGACGCAAGGGGTTCGATTTCGATATCGTCATCAAGACCGGCGCCGGCGCCTACATCTGCGGCGAGGAATCCGCCCTTCTCCAGTCGGCGGAGGGCAAGAGAGGAGAACCCCGTGACAGGCCGCCTTTCCCCGTCCAGGTCGGATACATGGGGTTACCGACCACTGTCAACAACGTCGAAACCCTCTGCGCCGCGGCCCAGATCATCGTTCAAGGCGGAGCCTGGTTCAAATCCATGGGTACGGTCACCTCGGCCGGAACCAAGCTCCTCAGCGTCTCCGGAGACTGCGAGAGGCCGGGAATCTACGAAATCACCTACGGGATGACGGTCCGCGAACTCCTGGATCTTGTCGGGGCGGCCGACACCCAGGCCGTTCAGGTCGGGGGACCATCGGGTTGCTGCATCTCCCGGACCGGATTCGACCGCAAGATCTGTTTCGCCGACCTGGCCACCGGGGGATCGATCATTGTCTTCGGTCCGAACCGGGACATTTTCGACATCGTCCGCAACTTCCTCGAATTCTTCGTCGAGGAGTCCTGCGGCTGGTGCGTCCCCTGCCGGGCCGGCAATGTCCTCCTTCTGAAGATGTTCGAAAAAATCGTCGCAGGGATGGGGACGGCCGAAGACCTCAAAAATATCGAGGAGTGGGGACGCCTGGTCAAGGCCCTCAGCCGCTGCGGCTTGGGCCAGACATCGCCCAATCCCATCCTGAGCACGCTGGAAAATTTCCGGCCTCTCTACGAGGCGAAGATCCGCAAGGACACGGGATTCGCCCCGGACTTCGATCTCACGGCCGCCGCACAGGAGGCCTGCGAGGCATCCGACAGAACGTTTTGCGAGGAGACCCACCATGGCTGA
- a CDS encoding response regulator: MPIRILVVEDESLVARDLEHMLISLGHSVSGIVTTGEEALKTARDKQPDLVLMDIVLKGKIDGIAAAERIWESWGIPVVYLTAYADDTIFQRAKLSEPFGYLLKPFESRELQTTIEMALYKSRMENRLREREQWLSTLLRSIGEGLIATDKSGNITFMNTPAEKLTGWSTKEAWQAPLENVFSPVEARPNAGNALFPSGADLLEDERILTTRDGRRTPIERTVDPIIDNSGETVGQVITFRDIGLRKKTEADIKDNRNKFRRALEGIIEVVSRTVETRDPYTAGHQRRVKQLAVAMSRDMNFSPETVQGIGLAGEIHDIGKICVPVEILTKPGQLTELEYAILRTHPQVGYDILKDVEFPWPLAQIVLQHHERMDGSGYPSGLAGDDILPEALILIVADTVEAMSSHRPSRPAQGIEKALSEIEENRGKLYDADVVDSCLRIFRTGTFSFQA; encoded by the coding sequence ATGCCCATCAGGATTCTTGTCGTCGAAGACGAAAGCCTGGTCGCCCGGGATCTTGAGCATATGCTGATCAGCCTCGGCCACAGCGTCTCCGGCATCGTCACCACGGGCGAGGAAGCCCTCAAGACCGCCCGGGATAAACAGCCCGATCTCGTCCTCATGGACATCGTGCTCAAAGGGAAAATCGACGGCATTGCCGCGGCCGAGCGGATTTGGGAATCCTGGGGCATTCCTGTTGTTTACCTGACGGCCTATGCCGACGATACAATCTTTCAGCGCGCCAAGCTCAGCGAGCCATTCGGATACCTCTTGAAGCCCTTTGAGAGCCGGGAACTCCAGACGACCATCGAAATGGCGCTTTACAAATCCCGGATGGAAAACCGGCTGCGGGAGAGAGAGCAGTGGCTGTCCACCCTTTTGCGGAGCATCGGGGAAGGACTCATCGCCACGGACAAATCGGGGAACATCACGTTCATGAATACTCCGGCCGAAAAACTCACCGGTTGGAGCACCAAAGAAGCCTGGCAGGCCCCGCTCGAAAATGTCTTTTCCCCCGTCGAAGCCCGTCCGAACGCCGGGAACGCCCTTTTTCCGTCCGGCGCCGATCTTCTCGAGGACGAGCGGATCCTCACCACAAGAGACGGCCGGCGCACTCCCATTGAACGTACGGTCGACCCCATCATCGACAACTCGGGGGAAACCGTCGGTCAAGTCATCACGTTCAGGGATATCGGCCTGAGGAAAAAAACCGAGGCGGACATCAAGGACAACAGGAATAAATTCCGCCGGGCTCTGGAAGGCATTATCGAGGTGGTTTCGAGAACCGTGGAAACTCGGGATCCCTATACGGCCGGGCATCAGCGCCGGGTCAAACAGCTGGCGGTGGCCATGTCCCGCGACATGAATTTCTCCCCCGAGACGGTACAGGGCATCGGGCTGGCCGGAGAAATCCACGACATCGGGAAAATCTGCGTCCCTGTGGAAATCCTGACCAAGCCCGGCCAACTGACGGAGCTCGAATATGCCATTCTCAGAACCCACCCCCAAGTCGGTTACGACATTCTGAAAGACGTCGAATTTCCCTGGCCGCTGGCCCAAATCGTCCTTCAACACCATGAACGGATGGACGGTTCGGGGTATCCTTCGGGACTCGCCGGCGACGACATCCTGCCCGAGGCGCTGATCCTGATCGTGGCCGACACCGTCGAAGCCATGTCCTCTCATCGACCCAGCCGGCCGGCTCAGGGCATTGAGAAGGCTCTTTCGGAAATCGAGGAAAACCGGGGCAAACTTTACGACGCCGACGTCGTCGACTCCTGCCTCCGGATATTTCGAACCGGGACGTTTTCCTTCCAGGCATGA
- the rplU gene encoding 50S ribosomal protein L21, whose translation MYAVIKTGGKQHRVTEGEMLSVEKIEAEEGRLVDFDQVLLIENGDDIQVGAPILSGAVVRAEVVENYKDKKVIVFKKKRRKGYKKTRGHRQHLTKIRVEKIIPDVSLLAEEERAASIPAVEVVEKKAAPVKAAKTRKSPAPAAKKAKAAPKKTETSPSEKKAVEKPAAKKAAKPRAVKTAAKTTAKPAKKTQE comes from the coding sequence ATGTATGCTGTCATCAAGACGGGCGGAAAGCAGCATCGCGTTACGGAAGGCGAAATGCTCTCTGTTGAAAAGATCGAGGCCGAAGAAGGCCGGTTGGTTGATTTCGACCAGGTTCTTTTGATTGAGAACGGAGATGACATCCAGGTCGGAGCCCCGATTTTAAGCGGCGCCGTAGTCCGTGCGGAGGTTGTCGAAAACTACAAGGACAAAAAAGTCATCGTTTTCAAGAAAAAGAGAAGAAAAGGATACAAAAAAACACGGGGGCATCGCCAGCATCTGACCAAGATCCGGGTGGAAAAAATCATCCCCGATGTGTCTCTCCTTGCCGAGGAAGAACGCGCCGCATCCATTCCGGCGGTCGAGGTCGTCGAAAAGAAAGCGGCGCCGGTGAAGGCCGCGAAAACCCGGAAAAGCCCGGCTCCGGCCGCCAAAAAGGCCAAGGCGGCTCCGAAAAAAACGGAGACATCCCCTTCCGAAAAGAAAGCGGTCGAGAAACCTGCGGCGAAAAAAGCCGCCAAGCCCCGGGCCGTGAAAACGGCGGCAAAGACAACGGCCAAGCCGGCCAAAAAGACACAGGAGTAA
- a CDS encoding diguanylate cyclase: MSKARILVVEDESLVAKSIYNMLTGLGYEVPAIVSSAQEAIRKAKDIHPDLVLMDIMLKGTMDGVGAATEIRNKYGIPVVYMSAFADESTLKRAKITQPFGYVLKPFEERDLYTAVEIALYKHAIDKERMEKERWLSTVLTNIADGVISTDAEGRINFMNTMAEQLTGRDIVSNLGCGLEEVFMISSDKSAPPLRDVFAKIRDGTLRDQDTRSFFLWRGHQKVPIEFHTTLIRDDRGHLDGSVIVFRDITDRLINEKRLEFLAIHDPLTDLPNRTLFDDRLNLALSNARRRNHMLAVFMLDLDYFKKVNDSYGHAAGDELLKHVGGRLSRGIRETDTVARLGGDEFMVLLSEVTHPRFAHTVAARLLKAVQKAFILDSREIAVTVSIGIAVYPADGLDAETLKKKADLAMYEAKEAGRNTIRIAKTEPPVLST, translated from the coding sequence ATGAGCAAAGCCAGAATTCTTGTCGTCGAAGATGAAAGTCTCGTCGCCAAATCCATCTATAACATGCTGACGGGTCTGGGCTATGAGGTTCCGGCCATCGTGTCCTCTGCCCAGGAGGCCATCCGCAAAGCCAAAGACATCCATCCCGATCTCGTTCTCATGGACATCATGCTCAAAGGCACCATGGATGGGGTGGGCGCCGCAACCGAAATCCGGAATAAATACGGCATCCCCGTGGTCTACATGTCCGCCTTCGCCGACGAATCCACATTGAAGCGGGCCAAGATCACCCAGCCGTTCGGCTATGTTCTCAAGCCTTTTGAAGAAAGGGATCTTTACACGGCAGTCGAAATCGCCCTCTACAAGCACGCCATCGACAAGGAGCGCATGGAGAAGGAACGTTGGCTTTCGACCGTTTTGACGAACATCGCCGACGGAGTCATTTCCACGGACGCCGAAGGCCGCATCAATTTCATGAACACCATGGCCGAACAACTGACGGGACGGGATATCGTTTCCAACCTGGGGTGCGGTCTGGAAGAGGTTTTCATGATCTCTTCCGATAAATCCGCCCCGCCTCTGCGCGATGTTTTTGCCAAAATCCGCGACGGAACCCTGCGCGACCAGGACACCCGAAGTTTTTTTCTGTGGCGGGGGCACCAAAAGGTTCCCATCGAATTTCATACGACCTTGATTCGGGATGACCGGGGACATCTCGACGGATCGGTCATCGTTTTCCGGGATATCACCGACAGACTCATCAATGAAAAGCGTCTGGAATTTCTGGCCATCCACGACCCCCTCACGGATCTCCCCAACCGCACCCTTTTCGATGATCGGTTGAATCTGGCTTTGTCCAATGCCCGAAGGCGAAATCACATGCTCGCCGTGTTCATGCTGGATCTCGATTATTTCAAGAAAGTCAACGATTCTTACGGACATGCCGCCGGAGATGAACTTCTCAAGCACGTGGGCGGCCGCCTGTCCCGGGGCATCCGGGAAACCGATACCGTGGCCCGGCTGGGCGGTGATGAATTCATGGTTCTTCTCTCCGAAGTGACCCATCCCCGTTTCGCCCACACGGTAGCCGCCCGCCTCCTGAAGGCGGTTCAGAAAGCCTTCATCCTCGATTCCCGGGAAATCGCCGTCACCGTCAGCATCGGAATCGCCGTTTATCCCGCCGACGGCCTGGACGCGGAAACGCTCAAGAAAAAAGCCGATTTGGCCATGTACGAGGCCAAGGAAGCGGGCCGGAACACCATTCGTATCGCCAAAACGGAACCGCCCGTCCTTTCGACCTGA
- the hypB gene encoding hydrogenase nickel incorporation protein HypB: MEKKDVLVLEDLLGSNKKIAASIRSKMVERGILGVNLLSSPGSGKTSLLERLAAAMKDTRRMAVIEGDLETERDAERIRAQGIPAWQITTSGACHLDAKMVGRVLADVPAELDFLFIENVGNLVCPAAYDLGESVRCVLLSAPEGDDKPKKYPEAFLSSHCLILTKADLLPYLPFDPERAAREALEINPKLQVFVTSAVTGQGIDDLVRYFDSALAALRSGHA, from the coding sequence ATGGAAAAAAAAGACGTCCTCGTTCTCGAAGACCTGCTCGGGTCGAACAAGAAAATCGCGGCTTCCATCCGGAGTAAAATGGTCGAGCGCGGCATCCTGGGGGTCAATCTCCTGAGTTCGCCCGGGTCGGGGAAAACCTCGCTTCTCGAACGCCTGGCCGCGGCCATGAAGGACACCCGGCGGATGGCCGTGATCGAAGGCGACCTAGAAACCGAGCGCGACGCCGAGCGCATCCGGGCCCAGGGCATCCCCGCCTGGCAGATCACGACAAGCGGGGCCTGCCACCTCGACGCCAAGATGGTCGGCCGCGTCCTGGCCGACGTCCCCGCCGAGCTCGATTTCCTGTTCATCGAAAACGTCGGCAATCTCGTCTGTCCGGCCGCCTACGACCTAGGAGAGTCGGTCCGCTGCGTCCTCCTCTCCGCGCCCGAGGGCGACGACAAACCGAAAAAATACCCCGAGGCTTTCCTCTCGTCGCACTGTTTGATTCTGACCAAGGCCGATCTCCTTCCCTATCTGCCCTTCGATCCGGAGCGCGCCGCCCGGGAAGCCCTCGAAATCAATCCCAAGCTTCAGGTCTTCGTGACATCGGCCGTGACCGGGCAGGGCATCGACGACCTTGTCCGGTATTTCGATTCCGCGCTCGCCGCGCTGAGATCCGGCCATGCATGA
- a CDS encoding NADP oxidoreductase produces the protein MSKPVIATASLAGCFGCHMSVLDIDERILKLIELVDFNKSPINDIKTFTRPCDVGLIEGGCCNTENVEVLRSFRKNCKILVAVGECAVMGGLPAMRNGIPIKECLEEAYLHSVTVAPEDRLIPNDEDLPVILDRVYPLHEVVKIDHFLPGCPPSADIIWEALTALLEGRPLNISYDMLKYD, from the coding sequence ATGAGCAAGCCCGTAATCGCCACCGCGTCCCTGGCAGGATGTTTCGGTTGTCACATGTCCGTCCTGGACATCGACGAAAGGATTCTGAAGCTCATCGAGCTCGTCGACTTCAACAAATCTCCGATCAACGACATCAAGACGTTCACCCGGCCCTGCGACGTCGGCCTCATCGAGGGCGGCTGCTGCAACACTGAAAACGTCGAGGTTCTCCGCTCATTCCGCAAGAACTGCAAAATCCTCGTCGCCGTCGGCGAGTGCGCCGTCATGGGCGGGCTGCCGGCCATGCGGAACGGCATCCCCATCAAGGAATGTCTGGAGGAGGCTTACCTCCACAGCGTGACCGTGGCCCCTGAGGACCGGCTCATTCCCAACGACGAGGACCTGCCGGTCATCCTGGACCGCGTCTATCCCCTGCACGAGGTCGTCAAGATCGACCACTTCCTGCCGGGCTGCCCGCCGTCGGCCGACATCATCTGGGAAGCGCTGACCGCGCTCCTCGAAGGCCGTCCCCTGAACATTTCCTACGACATGCTAAAATATGACTGA
- a CDS encoding Ni/Fe hydrogenase subunit alpha, producing the protein MGRKIVIEPVTRVEGHGKVTLLVDDAGRVTRSRFHIVEFRGFERFVQGRPYWEAPVLVQRLCGICPVSHHLAAAKAMDVIVGTGPDDLTPTADKMRRLMHYGQMLQSHALHFFHLCSPDFLFGMDADPEIRNVIGVALEHKDLAVQGVMLRKYGQEVILATAGKKIHGTGAIPGGMNRNLSPEDKERLLNGADPLNADKIVEWSQGAVDFFKSYYKANKDLIDTFAPFPSNHLSLVRKDGALDFYHGVLRAVDAEGRKVLNDVDYMDYLEHIGEEVRSWSYMKFPYLKSLGKENGWYRVGPLARLNTCDFIPSPLAQKEFEAFKAVTAGKPNNMSLHTHWARLIELLHSAEVIRDLLNDPDVLGTNLVRKGKKVPEGIGLIEAPRGTLFHHYRINEDDQIVMANLIVSTTNNNEPMNRAVSWVADNVISGQKEVTEGMLNRVEVAIRAYDPCLSCATHALGKMPLEIEFQDAAGRVIDRKSR; encoded by the coding sequence ATGGGCCGAAAAATCGTCATAGAACCCGTCACCCGGGTCGAAGGCCACGGCAAGGTCACCCTGCTGGTCGACGACGCCGGCCGCGTCACCCGGTCGCGATTCCACATCGTGGAGTTCCGAGGATTCGAACGCTTCGTCCAGGGACGTCCGTACTGGGAAGCGCCCGTTCTCGTTCAGAGATTGTGCGGCATCTGCCCGGTCAGCCACCACCTGGCGGCGGCCAAGGCCATGGACGTCATCGTCGGCACGGGACCGGACGACCTGACCCCGACGGCCGACAAAATGCGCCGTCTCATGCATTACGGCCAGATGCTCCAGTCCCACGCTCTCCATTTCTTCCATCTCTGTTCGCCCGATTTTCTGTTCGGCATGGACGCCGACCCGGAGATCCGCAACGTCATCGGCGTCGCCCTCGAACACAAGGACCTGGCCGTGCAGGGCGTGATGCTCCGCAAGTACGGGCAGGAAGTCATCCTGGCCACGGCCGGCAAGAAAATCCACGGCACCGGCGCCATCCCGGGCGGCATGAACCGTAATCTCAGCCCTGAGGACAAGGAACGGCTGCTGAACGGCGCCGACCCCCTGAATGCCGACAAAATTGTCGAGTGGTCCCAGGGAGCGGTCGATTTCTTCAAGTCCTACTACAAGGCCAACAAGGACCTGATCGACACCTTCGCCCCCTTCCCCTCCAACCATCTCAGCCTCGTCCGCAAGGACGGCGCCCTGGATTTCTACCACGGCGTGCTGAGGGCGGTCGACGCCGAAGGCCGGAAAGTTCTCAACGACGTCGATTACATGGACTATCTGGAACACATCGGCGAAGAGGTCCGGTCCTGGAGCTACATGAAGTTCCCCTATCTCAAGTCGCTCGGCAAGGAGAATGGCTGGTACCGCGTCGGACCTCTGGCCCGGCTCAATACCTGCGACTTCATCCCCTCGCCGCTGGCCCAAAAGGAATTCGAGGCGTTCAAGGCCGTGACCGCCGGAAAACCCAACAACATGTCGCTCCACACTCACTGGGCCCGTCTGATCGAGCTGCTCCATTCGGCCGAAGTCATCCGCGATCTTCTGAACGACCCCGATGTCCTCGGCACGAATCTGGTCCGGAAGGGCAAAAAGGTCCCCGAGGGCATCGGCCTCATCGAGGCGCCGCGGGGAACGCTTTTCCACCACTACCGGATCAACGAAGACGACCAGATCGTCATGGCCAACCTGATCGTTTCGACGACGAACAACAACGAGCCCATGAACCGGGCCGTCTCCTGGGTTGCGGACAACGTGATCTCCGGTCAAAAAGAGGTGACGGAGGGCATGCTGAACCGCGTCGAGGTGGCCATCCGGGCCTATGACCCCTGCCTGAGCTGCGCCACCCACGCTCTCGGAAAAATGCCGCTCGAAATCGAATTCCAGGACGCCGCCGGACGGGTCATCGACAGGAAGAGTCGCTGA
- the obgE gene encoding GTPase ObgE — translation MFVDQVSVHLRAGKGGNGCVSFRREYRVPKGGPDGGRGGDGGSVFLESDPNLNTLAFFRFHPINKARNGAHGEGGNRSGKRGEDLILRVPVGTVVREKSDGAVLFDFLEAGSSWCAARGGKGGRGNASYATSTRQAPRVWQPGAPGEEKDLILELKLIADVGLVGFPNVGKSTLISRISAARPVVADYPFTTLIPHLGVVDIGRFRSFVVADIPGLVEGAHMGHGLGTRFLKHVERTKILVHLVDVSPLSGRDPVEDFHVVMRELESFNPELARRRQILAANKIDLADDPKHLDAVRNLAVRTGLQFFPISALKKQGLRRLVSAMARELEDD, via the coding sequence TTGTTTGTTGACCAAGTCAGCGTTCATCTTCGCGCCGGCAAGGGTGGGAATGGTTGTGTGAGCTTTCGGCGGGAATACCGCGTGCCCAAGGGGGGGCCGGACGGCGGGCGCGGCGGCGACGGAGGCAGCGTCTTTCTGGAATCGGATCCGAATCTCAACACCCTGGCTTTTTTCCGTTTTCATCCCATCAACAAGGCCCGAAACGGCGCCCATGGAGAGGGCGGAAACCGATCCGGAAAAAGGGGGGAGGACCTCATCCTCAGGGTTCCCGTGGGAACCGTTGTCAGAGAGAAATCCGACGGCGCGGTGCTTTTCGATTTTCTCGAGGCCGGCTCCTCCTGGTGCGCCGCCCGGGGGGGAAAAGGCGGCCGGGGCAATGCCTCCTACGCGACATCCACCCGTCAGGCGCCCCGTGTATGGCAGCCCGGCGCACCGGGAGAGGAAAAGGACCTGATTCTCGAACTCAAGCTGATCGCCGATGTCGGCCTGGTGGGTTTTCCCAACGTCGGAAAATCCACTCTGATTTCGCGCATTTCCGCCGCCCGACCGGTTGTCGCGGATTATCCCTTCACAACTCTCATCCCCCATCTCGGCGTGGTCGATATCGGCAGATTCCGGAGCTTTGTCGTGGCGGACATCCCCGGTCTTGTCGAGGGGGCTCACATGGGGCACGGCCTGGGCACCCGTTTCCTGAAGCATGTGGAACGGACAAAAATTCTGGTTCATCTTGTGGATGTGTCGCCGCTTTCAGGCCGGGATCCCGTTGAAGATTTTCATGTCGTGATGCGTGAACTCGAATCCTTCAATCCCGAACTCGCCCGAAGACGCCAGATTCTGGCGGCCAACAAAATCGATCTGGCCGATGACCCGAAGCATCTCGATGCGGTCCGCAATCTGGCCGTCCGGACCGGGCTTCAGTTTTTCCCCATCTCGGCCCTGAAGAAACAGGGACTCCGGAGGCTGGTTTCGGCCATGGCCCGGGAGCTGGAGGACGACTGA
- a CDS encoding 2Fe-2S iron-sulfur cluster-binding protein — MAEIRFTIDDKPCTAKAGQTIWEAARDNGVYIPVLCHYDGLKPVGACRICTVRVNGRLMAACTQPIGKDMIIENTAPDLEDMRRALIEMLFVEGNHMCPTCEKSGNCELQALAYRYGILAPRFPYLWPRREIEAAGPHLLLDHNRCIQCLRCVRAVKTKDDKLIFALLHRSGKVRIGLDPELGPRLTEETAQKAMDICPVGAILKKEVGFAVPIGKRKFDAAPIGSETAEKA; from the coding sequence ATGGCTGAGATCCGGTTCACGATCGACGACAAACCCTGCACGGCCAAAGCCGGGCAGACCATCTGGGAAGCCGCCCGCGACAACGGCGTCTATATCCCCGTTCTCTGCCATTATGACGGGTTGAAACCCGTCGGCGCCTGCCGCATCTGCACGGTCCGGGTCAACGGGCGCCTCATGGCCGCCTGCACCCAGCCCATCGGCAAAGACATGATCATCGAAAACACCGCACCCGACCTCGAGGACATGCGCCGCGCCCTGATCGAGATGCTCTTTGTCGAGGGCAACCACATGTGCCCGACCTGCGAAAAGAGCGGCAACTGCGAACTCCAGGCCCTGGCCTACCGCTACGGGATCCTGGCGCCGCGTTTCCCCTACTTGTGGCCCCGGCGCGAAATCGAAGCCGCCGGCCCCCACCTTCTTCTGGATCACAACCGCTGCATCCAGTGCCTGCGCTGTGTCCGGGCCGTCAAGACCAAGGACGACAAGCTGATCTTCGCCCTGCTCCACCGGTCCGGAAAAGTCCGGATCGGCCTTGACCCCGAACTCGGCCCGCGGCTCACGGAAGAGACGGCCCAAAAGGCCATGGACATCTGTCCGGTCGGGGCCATCCTGAAAAAGGAAGTCGGGTTCGCGGTTCCCATCGGAAAACGCAAATTCGACGCGGCGCCCATCGGCAGCGAGACCGCGGAGAAAGCCTGA
- the rpmA gene encoding 50S ribosomal protein L27, with product MAQKKAGGSAKNGRDSIGKRLGVKRFGGQSVSAGSILVRQRGTPIKAGLNVGRGKDDTLFAYISGVVQFEDRGRRGKFVSVLPS from the coding sequence ATGGCTCAGAAGAAAGCAGGCGGCAGCGCGAAAAACGGCCGGGACAGCATCGGCAAGAGACTCGGCGTCAAGCGTTTTGGAGGCCAGTCCGTTTCGGCGGGGAGCATTCTCGTCCGCCAGAGAGGGACGCCCATCAAGGCCGGACTGAATGTCGGCCGTGGAAAAGACGACACGTTGTTCGCTTACATATCCGGGGTCGTTCAATTCGAGGACAGGGGGAGACGAGGCAAGTTTGTATCCGTCCTTCCTTCCTGA